The proteins below come from a single Desulfomicrobium apsheronum genomic window:
- a CDS encoding TolC family outer membrane protein — MTRTGIAPRRNGKMKDRRFVYHGMFWVMVVVFLIPALSSAQLLVVQERGTGIEPLGAPGVESVLTNVSAGGDSLKASIQAAMDSNPKFLSQKHAYSISHDAYRESYGALLPQLDFMARGGYGLRRNDTTIAREADGQGDEWSDEQRLVLSQLLFDGGLTRSRVEADKLYSESKKEELFNTAEDVGLSATQYFLDVIRARGLVELCVRNIEEHEKLLDLTRIRQDSGGGTQADVTQAEAALQEARSRLIQANQALDDAVAGYARFFGDKPGVLSMPEPPLLAIPQSEAIAISMARDGNRALKAARLAVQQKELEIKSAKGVYMPKLHAKVTAARSDNTGGYEASYHDASAMLEMNFNLYRGGSDAASIRKSKNEKLRAEQDALDIERQVEEDVRTAYSFYKATGKLLPVLRNLTNENAQVVSSYTDQFRMGQRTLVDLVSAQKSLFSSQQVFLNGMTAHSFSYYRLCMPVSQLMSALGVDLKVKDLGEAK, encoded by the coding sequence ATGACCCGAACAGGGATCGCACCAAGGAGGAACGGCAAGATGAAAGACAGGCGTTTTGTATACCACGGGATGTTTTGGGTGATGGTTGTCGTGTTTTTGATTCCGGCGCTGTCCTCGGCTCAGCTTCTCGTGGTCCAGGAGAGAGGCACCGGGATCGAGCCCCTGGGTGCCCCGGGAGTGGAGTCGGTGCTGACGAACGTGTCTGCGGGCGGTGATTCCCTGAAGGCTTCCATCCAGGCCGCCATGGATTCCAATCCCAAGTTTTTGAGTCAGAAGCACGCGTATTCCATTTCACACGACGCATACCGCGAGTCCTACGGCGCGCTTCTGCCTCAGCTGGATTTCATGGCCAGGGGTGGATATGGCCTGCGTCGCAACGACACGACCATCGCCAGGGAGGCTGACGGTCAGGGCGATGAATGGTCCGACGAGCAGCGTCTGGTCCTGTCCCAGCTGCTCTTCGACGGCGGTCTGACGCGGTCCAGGGTTGAAGCCGACAAGTTGTACTCCGAGTCCAAGAAGGAGGAGCTCTTCAATACGGCCGAGGATGTCGGCCTCAGCGCCACGCAGTATTTTCTGGACGTGATCCGGGCCAGGGGGCTGGTGGAGCTTTGCGTGCGCAACATCGAAGAACACGAGAAGCTGCTTGACCTGACGCGCATCCGGCAGGATAGCGGCGGCGGCACGCAGGCTGACGTGACCCAGGCCGAAGCGGCGCTGCAGGAGGCGCGTTCACGATTGATCCAGGCCAACCAAGCCCTGGACGACGCCGTGGCGGGTTATGCTCGATTTTTCGGCGACAAGCCCGGTGTTTTATCCATGCCCGAGCCTCCGCTGCTGGCCATCCCCCAAAGCGAGGCCATCGCCATCAGCATGGCCCGGGACGGCAATCGCGCCCTGAAGGCAGCTCGCCTGGCCGTGCAGCAGAAGGAACTGGAGATCAAGTCGGCCAAAGGTGTGTATATGCCCAAGTTGCATGCCAAGGTTACCGCCGCTCGTTCGGACAACACAGGCGGTTACGAGGCAAGTTACCACGACGCCTCCGCCATGCTGGAAATGAACTTCAATCTTTACCGCGGCGGCTCGGATGCCGCTTCCATTCGCAAGTCCAAGAATGAGAAGCTGCGTGCCGAACAGGATGCCCTGGATATCGAACGTCAGGTCGAAGAGGATGTGCGTACGGCGTACAGCTTCTACAAGGCCACGGGCAAGCTGCTGCCTGTGCTGCGCAACCTGACGAACGAAAATGCGCAGGTGGTTTCGAGCTACACGGATCAGTTTCGCATGGGGCAACGAACTCTTGTTGATCTTGTCTCGGCGCAGAAGAGCCTGTTCAGTTCCCAACAGGTGTTCCTGAACGGTATGACGGCGCACTCTTTCTCGTACTATCGACTGTGCATGCCCGTTTCCCAGCTCATGAGCGCCCTTGGCGTGGATCTCAAGGTCAAGGATCTCGGCGAGGCTAAATAG
- a CDS encoding DUF6691 family protein, producing MSTDQILGLVTGILFGFLLQKGRVLRFEKQVGAMLLKDMTILKFMLSAIIVGMVGIAGMSSAGMITLGHKSMNVGAVLVGGALFGAGWAVMGYCPGTSMGALGEGRWHAIFAIAGMLVGAAIYAELYPFFQRTVLSWADFGKIGLPEALGVSPWVVIIVFICVALGLFRWFESRGL from the coding sequence ATGAGCACGGATCAAATCCTCGGATTGGTGACCGGAATCCTTTTTGGTTTTTTGTTGCAGAAGGGACGGGTATTGCGCTTCGAGAAACAGGTCGGGGCCATGTTGCTCAAAGACATGACCATCCTCAAGTTCATGCTCTCCGCCATCATTGTCGGCATGGTCGGCATTGCCGGGATGTCCAGCGCAGGGATGATCACCCTTGGCCACAAGTCCATGAACGTTGGCGCGGTTCTTGTAGGCGGAGCCTTGTTCGGTGCCGGTTGGGCAGTCATGGGCTACTGCCCTGGTACTTCCATGGGGGCGCTTGGAGAAGGACGCTGGCACGCGATCTTCGCCATTGCCGGCATGTTGGTGGGCGCGGCAATCTACGCGGAGCTGTATCCTTTTTTTCAGCGCACGGTTCTGTCTTGGGCCGACTTCGGCAAGATTGGACTGCCCGAGGCCCTGGGTGTGTCGCCCTGGGTTGTGATTATCGTGTTTATCTGTGTTGCGCTGGGGCTTTTTCGCTGGTTTGAGAGCCGGGGGCTTTAG
- the tkt gene encoding transketolase, with the protein MTTNASQIDTKAVNVIKGLIMDTVRASNSGHPGGAMSSADFAYVLFKEFLNFDPKDAKWFNRDRFVLSAGHESALLYSILTLQGSLSVDDLKAFRQFGSKTPGHPEHDITDGVEATTGPLGQGFAMAGGMAVAEAFLRDYLDAQSAGHFTYALVSDGDVQEPICLGSAALFGHWGLGRLIAYYDSNKIQLAGPTCRADTIDHKALFESMHWQVIEIDGHDHEQIRKAILAGQAETTKPTLIIGHTTMAKGCATLEGSESTHGSPLPEAEITATKAKLGLPDENFYLPEDVLSHFRARFASLGAARNEWDKLITARLSDADFAARWESATTPVCQRSLNWPEFESGASVATRKAFGACLGAMMEQLPTLMGGSADLDPSNQTVKFREFAGIFNAVSNAKGRNLCFGVREFPMGAILNGMTLHGGVVPFGATFLVFSDYERNAIRMSALQHLPVLHVFTHDSFFVGEDGPTHQPIEHVSSLRLIPNLLVLRPADARESAACMAVALKQKSRPSVLIFTRQGLPVLDLPKPLEEHVSKGAYVVRDPDGDAPQMLILASGSEVHLALEAAEACPELKIRVVSVPSMELFDEQSAQYRESVMPRAITRRVAIEAGRSDLWYKYVGLDGKVWGINHFGASAPASVLKEKYGFTTANLIKFIKE; encoded by the coding sequence ATGACCACCAACGCTTCCCAAATAGATACCAAAGCCGTCAACGTCATCAAGGGCCTGATCATGGACACGGTCCGGGCCTCCAACTCCGGCCATCCCGGCGGAGCCATGTCCTCGGCCGACTTTGCCTATGTCCTGTTCAAGGAGTTCCTCAACTTCGATCCCAAGGACGCCAAATGGTTCAACCGCGACCGCTTCGTGCTGTCCGCTGGTCATGAATCCGCCTTGCTTTACTCCATCCTGACCTTGCAGGGCAGTCTGAGCGTCGATGACCTCAAGGCCTTCCGTCAGTTCGGCAGCAAGACTCCCGGGCACCCCGAACACGACATTACCGACGGCGTCGAGGCCACCACCGGCCCACTCGGCCAGGGTTTCGCCATGGCTGGCGGCATGGCCGTGGCCGAGGCGTTCCTGCGCGACTATCTGGACGCACAGAGCGCAGGGCACTTCACCTACGCGCTGGTCTCCGACGGTGACGTGCAGGAACCCATTTGCCTTGGTAGCGCCGCCCTCTTCGGCCATTGGGGGCTCGGAAGACTCATCGCCTACTATGACAGCAACAAGATCCAGCTGGCCGGTCCGACCTGCCGGGCGGACACGATCGACCACAAGGCTCTTTTCGAGAGCATGCACTGGCAGGTCATCGAAATCGACGGCCACGACCACGAGCAGATTCGAAAAGCCATCCTCGCAGGCCAGGCCGAAACGACAAAACCGACCCTGATCATCGGTCACACGACCATGGCCAAGGGCTGCGCCACTCTGGAAGGCAGCGAATCCACACACGGCTCTCCGTTGCCCGAGGCGGAAATCACGGCCACCAAAGCCAAGCTCGGACTGCCCGACGAGAATTTTTATCTCCCAGAAGACGTGCTCTCGCACTTCCGCGCCCGTTTCGCCTCCCTGGGCGCGGCCCGCAATGAATGGGACAAGCTGATCACCGCCAGGCTTTCGGATGCGGACTTCGCGGCCAGATGGGAAAGCGCGACCACTCCGGTCTGCCAGCGCAGCCTGAACTGGCCGGAATTCGAATCCGGAGCCAGCGTGGCCACTCGCAAGGCCTTTGGCGCCTGCCTCGGGGCCATGATGGAGCAACTGCCCACGCTCATGGGCGGTTCGGCCGACCTTGACCCATCCAACCAGACCGTCAAATTCCGTGAATTCGCAGGGATTTTCAACGCCGTCAGCAACGCAAAGGGCCGCAACCTCTGCTTCGGCGTGCGCGAATTTCCCATGGGCGCGATCCTTAACGGCATGACCCTGCACGGCGGCGTCGTTCCCTTCGGCGCAACCTTCCTCGTCTTCTCGGATTATGAAAGAAACGCCATCCGCATGTCCGCGCTGCAGCATCTGCCGGTCCTGCACGTCTTCACCCACGATTCCTTTTTCGTCGGCGAGGACGGCCCGACCCATCAGCCCATCGAACATGTCAGTTCCCTGCGCCTCATCCCGAACCTTCTGGTCCTGCGTCCCGCCGACGCACGCGAAAGCGCGGCCTGCATGGCGGTGGCCCTGAAACAGAAATCGCGGCCTTCCGTGCTGATCTTCACCCGCCAGGGCCTCCCCGTGCTCGACCTGCCGAAACCGCTGGAAGAACACGTGAGCAAGGGCGCATATGTGGTCCGCGACCCTGATGGCGACGCTCCCCAGATGCTGATTCTGGCCTCCGGCTCGGAAGTGCATCTGGCCCTGGAAGCCGCCGAGGCGTGCCCGGAGCTGAAAATCCGCGTCGTGTCCGTTCCGAGCATGGAACTTTTCGACGAACAGAGCGCACAGTACCGCGAATCCGTCATGCCCCGCGCCATCACCCGCCGCGTGGCCATCGAGGCCGGACGTTCGGACCTGTGGTACAAATATGTCGGTCTGGACGGAAAAGTGTGGGGCATCAACCACTTCGGAGCTTCGGCCCCGGCTAGCGTGCTGAAGGAAAAATACGGATTCACCACCGCCAACCTGATCAAGTTCATCAAGGAATAG
- a CDS encoding cadherin-like domain-containing protein yields the protein SDADGDALTVTGLSVASGDGTLTDNGDGTWTFAPSADWNGAVIFNYTVSDGNGGTIDTSANLTVNPVNDAPGIDVNAPINVEAEATVSLAGYLHAGDVDNAASELAYTITHAPEFGTLMLDGVAITDFSGTVFTQADIDAGRVSYRFAPEAGSEVRVVEDDSFTFTVTDGLTVTPESTFDMHSIPVQVWGTNGGDDFAGATDFTSVGTTFLVYGFDGDDWLYSGAGDDTLYGGAGDDFVYGNAGADFIDGGDGVDVAFYRQSPTSVHIDLNVTGPQSGGDSGNFGEGDVLRGIEDVRGARNWYDPLALGNVITGDDADNVLVSGETHDTLSGGNGDDSLYGPNYGEGLLMGGAGNDFLVLHAGAAYGGSGDDRIHADGTAELYGGDGNDSLWSAGGLMEGGAGADYMSGTHTTQYLSKISYSQSLAVEIDLNNRVQVQGNGADGNDAIGDTLDYIWNVIGSSHGDTLIGNMFPNQLYGSGGDDILIGGAGADLLDGGDGIDTADYSASPTWVNIDLSVTGAQTGGGLDNHGLGDTLTGIEHVLGTNDTLHGDMLAGDDADNVLSGLAGDDSLVGFGGDDSLYGGDGDDTLVGYAGADILDGGSNTVGESIKYHYNQIGGVLLNPVIRYEATPGGDWADYCASGAAVHVDLTSSEAQSGGHAEGDVLTGIENVVGSAHGDTLIGQDYVSNVFAGLAGADSLVGGESVLDVVEVFDGGWTATTNFYYPDTADYSRSESWVNVDLNSAGGQTGGGAGNHALGDTLVGIENVIGTNDTQGDALTGDGSHNFLDGLAGADTLIGGAGDDTLRGGSGADFLDGGTNTDANLHNSGDWVDYSTSTAGVSVDLYLQDGIATQSGGDAQGDTLTGFENVMGSEHDDSIVGDNADNWLVGLDGNDTMIGDDPSSLNWWETSNDSMWGGAGDDAMFGGAGQDRMWGDSGNDTLIGGLGKDSLYGGDGDDFIVGGNDHQDTLFGGNTIPVDSEAFDNSGDFLSGGAGRDTLFGGGGYHGRETLEGGADGDLLLGSVDGDVLAFYANSPSAIYVDLTRQDGIAAQSGGEAEGDTLLGIHHVAGSGFDDTILGFETDNELKGMGGDDFITGGAGQDSLWGDGGYTSSDSDNDTLEGGAGSDFIHGGGGHDIASYRNSAQGVLVDLDDQNYAYPGIPSPLYTGRGEPGQIGADPTGEEHGDWLWYMDGVWGSEHGDTLLGRDTDWDGVFLMSSKDELRGFGGDDSLVGLGGDDSLYGGDGDDTLVGGLGQDLLHGDSGDDLLVGGPDDSVHGGDGFDVFRLEDHSGLGHALDLSAMVSDGRISGIERIDILGDADDANVLTLRAGDVLAVSDTDTLWVHGDGTEEVSTTDSGWSLVASDVVGSDGFEYNHYTNTVGSSVVHLMVAEDIASQNITG from the coding sequence CCTCGGACGCGGACGGCGACGCCCTTACCGTGACCGGACTTTCCGTCGCCTCGGGCGACGGCACGCTGACCGACAACGGGGACGGCACGTGGACCTTCGCGCCCTCTGCCGACTGGAACGGCGCCGTCATCTTCAACTACACGGTCTCCGACGGAAACGGCGGCACGATCGACACGTCCGCAAACCTGACCGTCAATCCGGTCAACGACGCGCCGGGCATCGACGTCAACGCCCCGATCAACGTGGAAGCCGAAGCCACCGTCTCCCTTGCGGGATACCTCCATGCCGGGGATGTCGACAATGCGGCGTCGGAACTCGCCTATACGATTACCCACGCTCCGGAGTTCGGCACGCTGATGCTGGATGGCGTCGCCATCACGGATTTCTCCGGCACGGTCTTCACCCAGGCCGATATCGATGCTGGACGGGTCTCCTACCGCTTCGCTCCCGAGGCCGGTTCAGAGGTACGGGTCGTGGAGGACGACAGCTTCACCTTCACCGTGACCGACGGCCTGACCGTCACCCCCGAATCGACCTTCGACATGCACAGCATCCCCGTTCAGGTGTGGGGTACCAATGGCGGCGACGACTTTGCAGGGGCGACAGACTTCACCAGCGTCGGCACGACGTTTCTTGTCTACGGCTTTGACGGCGACGATTGGCTGTACAGCGGAGCGGGCGACGACACCCTGTACGGCGGGGCCGGCGACGATTTCGTGTACGGCAATGCGGGAGCGGATTTCATCGACGGGGGGGACGGCGTCGACGTTGCCTTTTACCGCCAAAGTCCCACATCGGTGCACATCGACCTGAACGTCACAGGACCACAGAGCGGCGGCGACAGCGGCAATTTCGGCGAGGGTGACGTCCTGCGGGGCATCGAGGATGTTAGGGGCGCGCGGAATTGGTATGACCCATTGGCGTTGGGCAACGTGATCACGGGCGATGACGCCGACAATGTATTAGTAAGCGGCGAGACCCACGATACCTTGTCTGGCGGAAACGGCGACGACTCCCTGTACGGACCCAATTATGGCGAAGGACTCCTCATGGGCGGGGCCGGAAACGATTTTCTTGTTTTGCATGCTGGCGCAGCGTACGGCGGCTCCGGCGACGACAGGATTCACGCCGACGGTACCGCGGAGCTTTATGGAGGCGACGGGAACGACTCGCTGTGGAGCGCAGGTGGCCTGATGGAGGGCGGCGCCGGAGCCGACTACATGTCGGGTACGCATACGACACAATATTTGAGTAAGATCAGCTACAGCCAAAGCCTGGCCGTGGAAATCGATCTGAACAACAGGGTTCAGGTCCAGGGGAACGGCGCGGACGGGAACGACGCCATCGGGGATACGCTGGACTACATTTGGAACGTCATTGGTTCCTCCCATGGCGATACGCTCATCGGGAATATGTTTCCTAACCAGCTGTACGGCAGCGGCGGCGACGACATCCTGATCGGCGGAGCCGGAGCGGACCTTCTCGACGGCGGCGACGGCATCGACACGGCCGATTACAGTGCAAGCCCCACATGGGTGAACATCGACCTGAGCGTCACGGGCGCCCAAACGGGCGGCGGGTTGGACAATCACGGCCTCGGCGACACCCTGACGGGCATCGAGCACGTCCTGGGCACGAACGATACGCTGCACGGCGACATGCTGGCGGGTGACGACGCGGACAACGTTCTGTCCGGTCTGGCCGGCGACGACAGCCTCGTGGGTTTTGGCGGCGACGATTCGCTCTACGGCGGCGACGGCGACGACACCCTGGTCGGCTACGCCGGGGCGGACATTCTCGACGGGGGTTCGAACACCGTCGGTGAGTCCATCAAATACCACTACAACCAGATCGGTGGCGTTTTACTTAATCCGGTGATCCGCTACGAGGCGACGCCCGGCGGCGACTGGGCGGATTACTGCGCGAGCGGCGCGGCCGTGCACGTGGATCTGACCAGTTCCGAAGCCCAGAGCGGCGGCCATGCCGAGGGCGACGTGCTGACGGGCATCGAGAACGTGGTCGGCTCGGCTCACGGCGACACGCTCATCGGCCAGGACTACGTGAGCAACGTGTTCGCCGGCCTGGCCGGGGCGGACTCCCTGGTGGGCGGTGAGAGCGTGCTGGATGTCGTTGAAGTTTTCGACGGCGGTTGGACCGCGACCACGAACTTCTACTACCCTGACACGGCCGACTACAGCCGGAGCGAGTCCTGGGTGAACGTCGACCTGAACAGTGCGGGCGGCCAGACGGGCGGCGGCGCGGGCAACCACGCCCTGGGCGACACCCTCGTGGGCATCGAGAACGTCATCGGCACGAACGACACCCAAGGCGACGCGCTCACGGGCGATGGAAGCCACAATTTCCTGGACGGCCTGGCCGGTGCAGACACTCTCATTGGCGGCGCGGGAGACGACACGCTGCGCGGCGGTTCCGGGGCCGATTTCCTGGACGGCGGCACGAACACGGATGCGAATCTCCACAATAGCGGCGACTGGGTGGACTACAGCACGAGCACGGCGGGCGTGAGCGTGGATCTGTACCTCCAGGACGGGATCGCGACCCAGAGCGGCGGCGACGCCCAAGGCGACACGCTCACGGGCTTCGAGAACGTGATGGGCTCGGAGCATGACGATTCAATCGTGGGCGACAACGCCGACAACTGGCTCGTGGGTCTGGATGGCAACGACACGATGATCGGCGATGACCCGTCCAGTCTCAATTGGTGGGAGACAAGCAATGACAGCATGTGGGGTGGCGCGGGCGACGACGCCATGTTCGGAGGCGCCGGACAAGACCGGATGTGGGGCGACTCCGGGAATGACACCCTGATTGGCGGTCTCGGTAAAGACTCTCTGTATGGCGGGGATGGCGACGATTTCATCGTGGGTGGCAACGACCACCAGGACACCCTCTTCGGCGGCAATACAATTCCTGTCGACAGCGAAGCTTTCGATAACAGCGGGGACTTCCTTTCCGGCGGCGCGGGGCGGGATACCTTGTTTGGGGGGGGCGGGTACCATGGCCGTGAGACCCTGGAGGGTGGCGCGGACGGCGATCTGCTTCTCGGCAGTGTGGACGGGGACGTCCTGGCTTTTTACGCCAACTCGCCGTCGGCGATTTACGTGGACCTGACCCGCCAGGACGGTATCGCGGCCCAGAGCGGCGGTGAAGCCGAAGGCGATACGCTGCTGGGCATCCATCACGTTGCCGGTTCCGGCTTCGACGATACCATCCTCGGTTTCGAAACAGACAACGAGCTCAAAGGCATGGGCGGTGACGACTTCATCACCGGCGGCGCGGGGCAGGACAGTCTGTGGGGCGATGGCGGGTACACATCTTCGGATTCGGACAATGACACCCTTGAGGGCGGCGCCGGCTCCGACTTTATCCATGGCGGGGGCGGCCACGACATCGCCAGCTATCGGAATTCCGCGCAGGGAGTGCTCGTGGATCTGGACGATCAGAACTACGCCTATCCCGGCATCCCGAGTCCCTTATATACGGGCCGTGGCGAACCCGGCCAGATAGGTGCCGACCCCACGGGCGAGGAGCACGGCGACTGGTTGTGGTACATGGACGGCGTATGGGGTTCGGAGCACGGTGACACGCTGCTGGGCCGCGACACCGACTGGGACGGTGTGTTCTTGATGAGCTCCAAAGACGAGCTGCGCGGCTTCGGCGGCGACGACAGCCTTGTGGGCCTTGGCGGCGACGATTCGCTGTACGGTGGCGACGGCGACGATACCCTGGTCGGCGGCCTGGGACAGGATCTGCTTCATGGCGACTCCGGAGATGACCTGCTTGTCGGCGGGCCCGACGATTCGGTGCATGGAGGAGACGGATTTGACGTGTTCAGGCTCGAAGACCATTCCGGTCTCGGCCATGCTCTGGACCTGAGCGCCATGGTCTCGGACGGAAGGATCTCCGGTATCGAACGTATCGACATCCTGGGTGACGCGGACGATGCCAATGTGCTGACCCTGCGGGCCGGTGATGTGCTCGCGGTTTCGGACACCGACACCCTTTGGGTGCATGGTGACGGCACCGAGGAGGTGTCCACGACGGATTCGGGATGGTCCCTGGTTGCCTCGGACGTGGTCGGCTCCGATGGTTTTGAATACAATCATTACACGAACACTGTCGGATCGAGCGTCGTTCACCTCATGGTGGCCGAGGATATTGCAAGCCAGAACATCACGGGCTGA
- the rpiB gene encoding ribose 5-phosphate isomerase B translates to MRTIVFGSDHAGLGLKNILMEHLAGRFKTIDVGTHSLESCDYPNIAGKLAEEVLNLEATGILICGSGIGVSITANRFEGIRAALCANEYMARMSRMHNDANVLCMGERIIGVDLAKAIADAFLGTEFEGGRHQRRVDLIDRQTPAHKQS, encoded by the coding sequence ATGCGCACCATCGTCTTCGGCTCCGACCACGCGGGTTTGGGCCTCAAGAACATTCTCATGGAGCACCTCGCGGGGCGCTTCAAGACCATCGATGTCGGCACCCACTCCCTGGAGAGTTGCGACTACCCGAATATCGCGGGCAAATTGGCTGAGGAGGTGCTGAATCTTGAAGCCACGGGCATCCTCATCTGCGGCTCCGGGATCGGCGTGTCCATCACAGCCAACCGCTTCGAGGGCATCCGCGCTGCCCTGTGCGCCAATGAATACATGGCCCGCATGAGCCGCATGCACAACGACGCCAATGTGCTGTGCATGGGCGAACGCATCATCGGAGTCGATCTGGCCAAGGCCATCGCCGACGCATTCCTGGGCACCGAATTCGAGGGCGGACGCCATCAGCGCCGCGTGGACCTGATCGACCGGCAGACTCCTGCACATAAACAATCATAA
- the glpX gene encoding class II fructose-bisphosphatase: MEAPQRNLAMDLVRVTEAAALASARWLGKGAKNEGDGAAVDAMRLSFNTLDIDGRIVIGEGEKDEAPMLYNGEHIGTGRGAAVDVAVDPVEGTNLLAYGRPNAIAVVGLAPAGTMFNPGPSYYMKKLVVPAQAKGVVDMNAPVAHNLEATARALGKKVEDLVIFVLDKPRHKDLITQIRTAGARIQLHTDGDVAGALMAVDPSSNVDMMFGTGGTPEGVLAACAIKALGGEILAQFDPQSDSERKNVLEFGLDLNQVLTTDTLIRDDNVFFAATGISGGTFLGGVSYSGTGATTHSLVLRGKTGTIRRITSTHQWDKLMRFSAIKY; the protein is encoded by the coding sequence ATGGAAGCCCCGCAACGAAATCTGGCCATGGACCTGGTCCGCGTCACTGAAGCCGCGGCCCTGGCCTCGGCCCGCTGGCTCGGCAAGGGCGCCAAGAACGAAGGCGACGGTGCTGCCGTGGACGCCATGCGGCTGTCCTTCAATACCCTGGATATCGACGGCCGCATCGTCATCGGCGAGGGAGAGAAGGACGAAGCTCCCATGCTCTACAACGGCGAGCACATCGGCACGGGCCGTGGCGCAGCCGTGGACGTGGCTGTCGATCCCGTCGAAGGCACCAATCTGCTGGCCTACGGACGGCCCAACGCCATTGCCGTGGTCGGACTGGCTCCAGCCGGGACCATGTTCAACCCGGGCCCCAGCTATTACATGAAGAAGCTTGTGGTTCCGGCCCAGGCCAAGGGCGTGGTCGACATGAACGCGCCCGTGGCCCACAATCTTGAGGCCACGGCCAGAGCCCTGGGTAAAAAAGTCGAGGATCTGGTCATCTTCGTCCTGGACAAACCCCGCCACAAGGACCTCATCACCCAGATCCGCACCGCCGGGGCGCGCATCCAGCTGCACACCGACGGTGACGTGGCCGGGGCGCTCATGGCCGTCGATCCATCATCCAACGTGGACATGATGTTCGGCACCGGAGGCACTCCCGAAGGCGTTTTGGCGGCCTGCGCCATCAAAGCCCTTGGTGGCGAGATCCTGGCCCAATTCGATCCCCAATCCGATTCCGAACGCAAGAATGTGCTCGAATTCGGACTGGACCTGAACCAGGTACTGACCACGGACACGCTCATCCGCGACGACAACGTCTTCTTCGCAGCCACGGGCATTTCGGGCGGCACGTTCCTGGGCGGCGTTTCCTACTCCGGCACGGGAGCCACCACGCACTCACTGGTCCTGCGCGGCAAGACCGGCACCATCCGCCGCATCACCTCGACCCACCAATGGGACAAGCTGATGCGTTTTTCGGCCATCAAGTACTAG
- a CDS encoding YeeE/YedE thiosulfate transporter family protein has product MKKQDSGGWNPYLAGALVGVLAILSAYATTVWLGKTSYLGASTTFVRGAGVIEQQIAPEHVQANEYFVKQKVKVDWQFMLVLGIFAGAFIASCTDKSFKLESVPPTWEKHFGPSVGKRAVWAFLGGIVAMMGARMASGCPSGHGLSGMMQLSVSAFVALGMFFGVGIIVAAFIYGRRSR; this is encoded by the coding sequence ATGAAAAAACAGGACTCCGGCGGATGGAATCCATATCTGGCCGGGGCTCTGGTTGGCGTACTAGCCATTTTATCAGCCTATGCCACGACGGTCTGGCTCGGGAAAACAAGTTATCTGGGAGCTTCCACCACATTTGTTCGCGGTGCGGGGGTGATTGAACAGCAAATTGCACCGGAGCACGTACAGGCCAACGAATATTTCGTTAAACAAAAAGTGAAGGTTGACTGGCAGTTCATGCTGGTCCTCGGTATCTTTGCAGGAGCGTTCATCGCTTCATGTACTGACAAGAGCTTCAAGCTCGAAAGCGTTCCTCCAACTTGGGAAAAACATTTCGGGCCATCAGTTGGAAAACGCGCCGTCTGGGCTTTCTTGGGCGGAATCGTGGCCATGATGGGGGCGCGCATGGCCAGCGGCTGCCCGAGCGGTCACGGTCTCAGCGGCATGATGCAGCTCTCCGTCAGCGCTTTTGTGGCTCTGGGCATGTTTTTTGGTGTGGGTATAATCGTTGCGGCGTTCATTTACGGAAGGAGGTCACGATGA